From a single Candidatus Methanoperedens sp. genomic region:
- a CDS encoding deoxyuridine 5'-triphosphate nucleotidohydrolase — MSMLSHDELIFLINKKPPLVDQMIDPKIQVQPNGIELTLHRIEIHESSGSIAFDNSERKLPQTKNLDFDGDGWIHLPKGSYKIVFNEIVNIPKNIAAIAKPRSSLLRCGATIETAVWDAGYSGRSESLLVVYNENGFKVQKNARILQLLFFRLSEEVKKGYSGIYQKENV, encoded by the coding sequence ATGTCCATGCTTTCCCATGACGAATTGATTTTTCTCATCAATAAAAAACCGCCGCTCGTCGACCAAATGATAGACCCCAAAATACAGGTCCAGCCAAACGGTATCGAATTAACGCTCCATCGCATCGAAATTCATGAAAGCTCAGGCTCGATAGCCTTTGATAACTCGGAAAGAAAGCTCCCGCAAACGAAAAACCTGGATTTCGACGGCGATGGATGGATTCACTTACCTAAAGGCAGTTACAAAATAGTTTTCAACGAAATCGTGAACATCCCAAAGAATATTGCCGCAATAGCAAAACCACGCTCAAGCCTGCTGCGGTGCGGCGCGACAATCGAAACCGCTGTATGGGATGCGGGTTACAGCGGCAGGAGTGAAAGCCTTCTTGTTGTATACAATGAAAACGGTTTTAAAGTCCAAAAAAATGCGCGCATTCTTCAGCTCTTGTTTTTCAGGCTTTCTGAAGAAGTCAAGAAAGGCTATTCAGGAATTTATCAGAAAGAAAATGTTTGA
- a CDS encoding DUF3147 family protein, with translation MYYDILIRFGIGGAVIAGTTWIAEFFDPKLGGIIATLPSATIVSLLIVGNAVGEKAAIDFAKGIVLGNIPWFAYIFAVILLTQRIGLAKSLAVGLLIWFLLVPVASRLSHLI, from the coding sequence ATGTACTACGATATCTTAATCAGATTTGGGATAGGCGGTGCGGTTATCGCAGGAACAACATGGATAGCAGAATTTTTCGACCCTAAACTTGGAGGAATAATTGCAACCCTTCCTTCTGCAACCATAGTAAGTCTTCTCATTGTTGGCAATGCCGTTGGTGAGAAGGCGGCTATTGACTTTGCCAAAGGGATTGTTCTGGGAAACATTCCATGGTTTGCCTATATTTTTGCAGTGATCCTGCTCACGCAGCGAATCGGCCTTGCAAAGAGTCTTGCAGTTGGGTTGTTAATATGGTTTTTGCTTGTGCCTGTAGCATCCAGACTTTCACATCTGATTTAA
- a CDS encoding tyrosine-type recombinase/integrase yields the protein MKTENASSLKKLETELKLRGFSRQTSKMYLFYNTKFLGYIKKSPEDVTDDDIKEFLAHKMSDHALSNTSIALIKASLKFFYTDMLGKNLSLIKTPKASKKLPVVLSRKEIKDILDNTQNLKHRLMVELLYSTGLRLSECINLKYSDMDLNDGIGWVRLGKGAKDRIFIVSEMFRKDLLEYIEKTGADGKGLIFSVNGRKMSPRGIQHAIKVSAERAGIEKDVHVHTLRHSFATHLLENGVDIRKIQKLLGHSNLQTTQIYTQVSSEEIKKIKSPLDAL from the coding sequence ATGAAAACTGAAAATGCATCGTCTTTAAAAAAACTCGAGACAGAATTAAAACTTCGAGGTTTTTCCAGGCAAACCTCCAAAATGTACCTTTTCTATAACACCAAGTTCCTTGGATACATTAAGAAATCTCCCGAAGATGTCACAGATGATGACATTAAGGAGTTCCTTGCCCATAAGATGTCAGATCATGCGCTGTCAAATACATCGATAGCCCTGATAAAAGCATCACTAAAATTTTTCTACACCGACATGCTTGGAAAAAACCTGTCGCTGATAAAGACTCCGAAAGCATCAAAAAAGTTACCTGTTGTGCTCAGCCGCAAAGAGATTAAGGATATTCTGGACAATACGCAGAACTTAAAGCACAGGCTGATGGTCGAATTACTCTACTCAACGGGCTTGAGACTTTCAGAATGCATCAACCTGAAATACTCGGACATGGATCTGAACGACGGCATCGGGTGGGTGCGCCTGGGCAAAGGCGCAAAGGACAGGATATTCATAGTTTCCGAGATGTTCAGGAAAGACCTTCTTGAATATATTGAAAAGACAGGCGCCGATGGCAAAGGGCTCATTTTTTCGGTTAACGGCAGGAAAATGTCGCCGCGCGGCATCCAGCACGCTATAAAAGTCTCAGCCGAGCGCGCCGGTATTGAGAAGGACGTGCATGTGCACACCTTGCGGCATTCGTTCGCCACGCATCTTCTTGAGAACGGCGTGGATATCAGGAAAATCCAGAAGCTGCTGGGTCATTCGAATTTGCAGACCACGCAGATATACACGCAGGTTTCATCTGAGGAGATTAAGAAGATTAAAAGCCCGCTGGATGCGCTGTAA
- a CDS encoding 50S ribosome-binding GTPase, protein MASYQMMVKDVIKKADILLEVIDARFPDETRNSEVERDVARSKKPFIIVLNKCDLVSKEILEKTKSRLSKIAPTVFVSSKTRFGTTMLRHMILVTAGIKGRDILVGSLGYPNTGKSSVINGVAGRHKASTSSISGHTKGVQLVNAGSRILFLDTPGVIPFGENDEYIQGILSVKDATHLKDPVGVAMKIIERFCAENKTALESFYHVTIEGQDSYDALLLIGRESNCLKKKGEVDDTRAAVRIINDWQKGLLMI, encoded by the coding sequence ATGGCAAGCTACCAGATGATGGTGAAGGATGTCATAAAAAAAGCTGATATCCTTCTTGAGGTAATCGATGCACGGTTTCCGGATGAGACCCGGAACAGCGAGGTTGAGCGTGATGTGGCGCGTTCAAAGAAGCCGTTCATAATAGTCCTTAACAAATGCGATCTTGTATCAAAGGAAATCCTTGAGAAAACCAAATCCCGCCTGTCAAAAATTGCTCCCACGGTCTTTGTTTCCAGTAAGACCAGGTTCGGGACAACGATGTTAAGACACATGATTCTTGTAACCGCAGGCATAAAAGGCCGCGATATACTGGTCGGCTCTCTTGGCTATCCCAACACAGGCAAATCGTCGGTGATCAATGGCGTGGCCGGGAGGCACAAAGCCAGCACATCATCAATATCCGGTCACACAAAAGGAGTGCAGCTTGTGAATGCGGGTTCGCGCATTTTGTTCCTGGATACACCCGGTGTAATTCCGTTTGGCGAGAACGACGAGTATATACAGGGCATTCTCTCAGTGAAGGATGCAACACACCTTAAGGACCCGGTCGGTGTTGCCATGAAGATAATAGAGAGATTTTGCGCTGAAAACAAAACTGCCCTGGAATCTTTCTATCATGTCACAATAGAGGGACAGGATTCTTATGATGCGCTTCTACTCATAGGCAGGGAGAGCAACTGCCTGAAGAAGAAGGGTGAGGTGGATGATACGAGGGCGGCTGTCAGGATAATCAATGACTGGCAAAAAGGGCTGCTTATGATTTAG
- a CDS encoding YwbE family protein, protein MNIGTSRENIKQGLSVGIVLKQDQRSGKITQGIVKKILTNSSFHPHGIKVQLEDGRVGRVKEIYSK, encoded by the coding sequence ATGAACATAGGTACTTCCAGAGAAAATATTAAACAGGGATTAAGTGTAGGGATTGTTTTAAAGCAAGATCAGAGGAGCGGGAAAATAACCCAGGGTATTGTAAAGAAAATTTTAACTAATTCTTCATTTCATCCACATGGAATAAAGGTTCAATTAGAAGATGGCAGGGTTGGAAGAGTTAAGGAAATTTATTCAAAATAA
- a CDS encoding menaquinone biosynthesis decarboxylase gives MAYKDLREFIEVLEKKGMLRRVKTEVSAELEITEILDRVVKSGGPALLFENVKGYKLPVFANAFGTMERMCLALGVNSLDEIGMRIQKLLELEAPSSLWEGIKMLPRLGELTSFAPKHVSTGPCKEIMLKQGFTLTEFPILKCWPADAGRFITLPLVFTKNPETGKQNVGMYRMQVFDGKTTGMHWHIHKHGARDYADASDSGKIEVAVAIGADPAVVYSATAPLPDNIDEMMFAGFLRKKNVELVKCETVDLSVPAHAEIILEGYVDAKERRLEGPFGDHTGYYSLADEFPVFHITCITHRKNPIYHATVVGIPPMEDAYLGKATERIFLPLMKTQLPEIEDINLPVEAVFHNLCIVSIKKRYPGHARKVMFALWGMGQMMFAKTIIVLDDDVNVQDMREVLWATTTRMDPASDVIIIDKTPTDTLDHASPLPNLGSKMGIDATRKGPDEGFKREWPDVLRMDSGVKARIDRIWKELGLD, from the coding sequence ATGGCATATAAAGATTTACGGGAATTTATCGAAGTTCTTGAAAAAAAAGGGATGCTGCGGCGGGTAAAAACAGAGGTCAGCGCCGAGCTTGAAATCACTGAAATCCTGGACAGAGTAGTGAAAAGCGGAGGACCTGCACTGTTATTTGAAAACGTTAAAGGCTATAAGCTCCCTGTATTCGCCAATGCCTTCGGGACAATGGAGCGCATGTGTCTTGCCCTGGGCGTCAATTCCCTTGATGAAATCGGGATGCGAATCCAGAAGCTCCTTGAACTTGAAGCGCCGTCCAGCTTATGGGAAGGGATCAAGATGCTCCCCAGGCTCGGTGAACTCACGTCCTTCGCCCCGAAACACGTAAGCACAGGCCCGTGCAAGGAGATCATGCTCAAACAGGGCTTTACGCTTACCGAATTCCCTATACTCAAATGCTGGCCAGCAGATGCCGGGCGCTTCATAACCCTACCCCTTGTATTCACAAAAAACCCGGAGACCGGGAAGCAGAACGTGGGGATGTACAGGATGCAGGTCTTTGATGGAAAGACGACTGGCATGCACTGGCACATCCATAAGCACGGCGCACGGGATTATGCCGATGCGAGCGACAGCGGAAAAATAGAAGTTGCAGTGGCAATAGGTGCTGACCCTGCCGTTGTTTATTCTGCGACTGCGCCGCTTCCCGATAATATCGATGAGATGATGTTCGCAGGGTTCCTGCGCAAAAAGAACGTTGAGCTTGTCAAATGCGAGACCGTTGACCTTTCCGTGCCTGCGCATGCCGAGATCATACTTGAAGGGTATGTGGATGCAAAGGAGCGCCGCCTCGAAGGACCTTTCGGAGACCATACGGGATATTATTCACTGGCAGACGAATTCCCTGTGTTCCACATCACCTGCATCACCCATCGCAAAAACCCGATATACCATGCTACCGTTGTGGGTATTCCCCCTATGGAAGATGCCTATCTTGGAAAAGCCACAGAAAGGATTTTCCTTCCACTCATGAAGACCCAGCTGCCTGAGATTGAGGATATCAACCTGCCAGTTGAAGCTGTTTTCCATAACCTGTGCATCGTTTCCATAAAAAAACGATATCCTGGGCATGCCAGGAAGGTCATGTTCGCTCTCTGGGGCATGGGGCAGATGATGTTTGCGAAAACGATAATCGTGCTTGACGATGACGTGAATGTTCAGGATATGAGGGAAGTGCTGTGGGCAACCACCACCCGCATGGACCCGGCAAGTGATGTCATAATAATCGACAAAACTCCGACCGATACGCTCGACCATGCCTCGCCCCTGCCCAATCTTGGCTCCAAGATGGGGATCGATGCCACACGAAAAGGACCTGACGAGGGGTTCAAGAGAGAATGGCCTGATGTTTTAAGAATGGACAGCGGAGTAAAAGCGCGGATAGACAGGATATGGAAAGAGCTTGGACTGGATTAG
- a CDS encoding ATP/GTP-binding protein: MINLYFIGSAGSGKSSLTGAFAGWMQHRGYDSITVNLDPGIENAPYVPDVDIRDWIKLRDVMEEYGVGPNGAQIIAADMLALNINEMKETIQSFETEYVIFDTPGQMELFVLRQSGKFLIDAFGAGQSIIGFLYDPVISRTPSGFITLMLQAASVQVRFNIPFLSILAKSDLLADDEREKILNWSRDLMELDEAINSEIPTLRSQLSIEFLLALKSFGASQNIVPVSSTYGSGMEDIYTIAQQVFHGGEDLSRG, from the coding sequence ATGATTAACCTTTATTTTATCGGCTCGGCAGGAAGCGGCAAGTCCTCTCTCACAGGCGCGTTTGCCGGATGGATGCAGCATCGTGGATACGATTCAATAACTGTGAACCTCGATCCGGGTATTGAAAACGCCCCTTATGTTCCTGACGTGGATATTCGTGATTGGATAAAATTGCGTGATGTGATGGAAGAGTACGGCGTGGGTCCAAATGGTGCGCAGATTATTGCAGCAGATATGCTTGCCCTGAATATTAATGAGATGAAAGAGACAATCCAGAGCTTTGAAACCGAATACGTTATTTTCGATACGCCCGGGCAAATGGAGTTATTCGTCCTGCGGCAGTCCGGGAAATTCCTAATCGATGCTTTCGGCGCCGGGCAGTCCATAATCGGTTTCCTTTACGACCCGGTAATTTCAAGAACTCCCTCAGGCTTTATTACATTGATGCTGCAGGCTGCATCGGTGCAGGTCAGGTTCAATATTCCTTTTCTAAGTATTCTTGCCAAGTCCGATCTCCTTGCAGACGATGAACGTGAAAAAATATTAAACTGGAGCAGGGATTTGATGGAACTTGACGAGGCTATTAATAGCGAGATTCCCACCTTGCGAAGCCAGTTAAGTATCGAGTTCTTATTGGCGCTAAAATCATTTGGCGCAAGTCAAAATATTGTTCCGGTCTCATCAACCTACGGCTCTGGCATGGAGGACATTTATACTATCGCACAGCAGGTTTTCCATGGTGGAGAAGACCTGAGCAGGGGTTGA
- the ubiA gene encoding putative 4-hydroxybenzoate polyprenyltransferase, producing the protein MLSKLKLYTDFVVLKHSLFAIPFAYLGAFLASRGMPELRILFWVGLAFLGARSAAMALNNLVDRDIDAKNPRTASRELPSGRITLSEVWGIILVSYFLLFYSAYKLDPLNLLLLKLAPIIPLTSIIYPYLKRLTPVSHFVLGLNLAFAPVGGWLAVTRAFNIPFGTPEIAMLLLLFAVTFWVAGFDMIYSLQDLDFDRENGLYSVPTVFGVRAALVFSFAAHVLMLALLAGLMLVLGLGVIFKLGLVIIALQIGYEHTLVKADNFTNIPVAFFNVNAAVSLCLLAFTVADVLISVSY; encoded by the coding sequence ATGCTCTCTAAACTAAAATTATACACGGATTTTGTGGTGCTCAAACATAGCCTCTTCGCCATCCCGTTCGCTTACCTTGGCGCTTTTCTTGCAAGCAGGGGTATGCCTGAACTCCGTATCCTGTTCTGGGTAGGGCTTGCTTTCCTCGGGGCAAGGAGTGCGGCAATGGCGCTTAATAATCTTGTTGATAGGGATATCGACGCCAAAAATCCCAGGACCGCCAGCCGGGAACTGCCATCGGGGAGGATAACATTATCCGAAGTATGGGGAATTATACTGGTTTCGTATTTCCTGTTGTTCTATTCCGCTTACAAATTAGACCCACTCAACCTGCTGCTGCTGAAACTTGCGCCCATTATTCCGCTAACGTCAATCATCTATCCCTATCTTAAGAGGCTCACACCTGTATCGCATTTCGTTCTCGGGCTCAACCTTGCCTTTGCGCCTGTTGGAGGCTGGCTTGCGGTAACTCGCGCCTTCAATATCCCATTCGGCACGCCTGAGATTGCGATGCTGCTGCTGTTGTTTGCGGTCACTTTCTGGGTTGCGGGGTTTGATATGATATATTCGCTGCAGGACCTTGATTTTGACCGGGAGAACGGACTCTATTCAGTTCCGACTGTGTTTGGTGTCAGGGCGGCGCTTGTTTTCTCTTTTGCAGCGCATGTTTTGATGCTGGCGCTGCTGGCCGGTTTGATGCTTGTGCTGGGGCTTGGGGTTATTTTTAAGCTGGGGCTGGTGATAATTGCGCTGCAGATAGGGTATGAGCATACGCTTGTGAAGGCTGATAATTTTACGAATATTCCTGTGGCTTTCTTTAATGTGAATGCGGCGGTGAGTCTGTGCTTGCTGGCTTTTACGGTGGCGGATGTGCTGATATCAGTGTCTTACTAA
- a CDS encoding nucleotidyltransferase domain-containing protein, whose translation MFEIMNIFSKPALQILQYLGRRYREGYYVRELSRNLGIGLGTASQSLRALENAGLIVKEKKGRLVIYRANMENRLLREFKVLLTLMEINTLIQRLKDTSSRIILFGSCATGEDTTDSDIDIFIETQDKKMTLDLIENNQKKIERKLSPIIMSPFEFEQLKTKDKPLYERINMGKIIFEAHEISI comes from the coding sequence ATGTTCGAAATAATGAACATATTCTCAAAACCCGCCTTACAGATACTCCAGTATCTCGGCAGGAGATACCGCGAGGGTTACTATGTTCGCGAACTCTCAAGAAATCTCGGCATAGGTCTGGGAACCGCAAGCCAGAGCCTTAGAGCTCTTGAAAATGCAGGACTTATTGTAAAAGAAAAGAAGGGCAGGCTTGTAATATACAGGGCAAACATGGAAAATCGACTGCTCAGGGAGTTCAAGGTGCTTCTCACACTGATGGAAATAAACACTCTAATCCAGCGCCTGAAAGATACTTCTTCAAGAATAATCCTGTTCGGAAGCTGCGCCACAGGAGAAGATACAACAGACAGCGATATTGATATTTTCATAGAGACTCAGGACAAAAAGATGACTTTAGATTTGATCGAAAATAACCAGAAAAAAATCGAACGAAAGCTCTCGCCGATTATCATGAGTCCTTTTGAGTTCGAACAACTCAAAACAAAGGACAAACCGCTATACGAAAGGATTAACATGGGAAAAATAATCTTTGAGGCGCATGAGATATCAATTTGA
- a CDS encoding HEPN domain-containing protein translates to MRYQFEQCISKGKIVKINIDPDLISKETREAGNDLGACEKSLKESNFKWAIIQAYYSMFHSFRALIFSKGFREKSHICLKYAIESLFVDNGLLDNQLLQDFDYAMKMREGADYGHIYSAETALELVNSTSKIYENSKELLKQ, encoded by the coding sequence ATGAGATATCAATTTGAACAATGCATAAGCAAGGGAAAAATCGTAAAAATAAATATCGACCCTGACCTCATTTCAAAAGAGACGCGAGAGGCAGGAAATGACCTTGGCGCATGTGAGAAATCATTGAAAGAGAGCAATTTCAAATGGGCTATCATACAGGCATACTATTCCATGTTCCATTCTTTCAGGGCACTTATATTCAGCAAAGGCTTTAGAGAAAAAAGCCACATCTGCTTAAAATACGCAATCGAATCTCTTTTTGTGGATAACGGATTGCTGGATAATCAACTTCTACAGGATTTTGACTATGCAATGAAAATGCGTGAAGGGGCTGATTACGGGCATATTTATAGCGCGGAAACTGCACTGGAACTTGTAAACTCCACAAGCAAAATCTATGAAAACTCCAAAGAGCTGCTGAAACAGTAG